The following are from one region of the Pantoea cypripedii genome:
- a CDS encoding efflux RND transporter permease subunit codes for MIKFFLDRPVFANVLSLIILILGAVALWALPVSQYPPITPPTVQVVTHYPGANAQTLQDQVAFPIEQQVNGVENMLYMKSTTGNDGTYTLNITFAIGTDSDEAQILVQNRVQAALSQLPDAVQQQGVTVRKRSTAILQMYSLQSSDPAQDTLFLSNYATNHLRDALARIPGVGDVTVFGTGNYSIRIWLDAARMQQYGLVPDDVINAIKAQNRSVSAGQLGAPPVNSGQQMQLTLNVNGLLTDASQFNQIVIKSSTADGGRLVRLQDVGHAELGSSSYSQFFTMDGKPAAGIAISQLPDANALDVGAAVADEMQKLSAQLPAGMHYSLPFDTTTFIKSSVDDVYSTLLIAGLLVLLVIVAFLQNWRAVLVPATTVPVTIIGTFGAIYLMGFSINLLTLFAIVLAIGIVVDDAIVVVEGVSHHMEQGHAPREATLRAMRQLLAPIISITLVLVAVYIPASFLPGLSGQMYRQFALVIAVTTLLSALNALTLKPVQSAQWLRPVKQGTKPWIYRKFNQVFAWLENVYLNGVRRLIRHSKTALIGGMVVIVLALVAFLKIPTGFIPLEDQGYLLVSLQLPDAASLEKTANVTQQVERLLNQQPGVDHVVVIGGLSPLDNNASLSNAALIYITLKPWHQRGRNQDLRSIYLNLNKQLAGIPDANALVIVPPPIQGVGNGGGMQMVLSENDGQRDYRHLQQVSDNFARQAMALPQVSRMFSTLRADVPQINVTLDRTRAAAMGVSPGDAFDAMQQYLGASYVNQITRENHSVKVYVQAQSDQRLLQQQISALTVKNASGEPVSLATLVSFTPTQGPAVASLYNLNPAATLTGMPAPGYSSGAAMQAVETLAKATLPPDISLSWTDMSYQEKVAGNRIYIAFAMSLLLVYLVLAAQYESYWLPISVILGVPLALSGTAITLLALNIANNLYTQIGVLLLAGLAAKNAILIVEYARQQRLAGSSIIDAALTAARTRFRPIIMTSLAFTLGVVPLIFSSGASASARKSLGITVFSGMLSATLLAILLVPCFYVVLQRAQEAWQARRKPVHQPSVSGE; via the coding sequence ATGATTAAGTTCTTTCTCGACCGACCGGTTTTCGCCAATGTGCTGTCATTGATTATCCTGATCCTCGGTGCTGTGGCTTTATGGGCGTTACCGGTATCGCAGTATCCCCCCATTACGCCGCCGACGGTGCAGGTGGTGACGCACTATCCCGGCGCCAATGCGCAGACATTGCAGGATCAGGTGGCGTTCCCTATCGAGCAGCAGGTGAACGGTGTCGAGAACATGTTGTATATGAAATCGACCACCGGTAATGATGGCACTTACACCCTGAATATCACCTTTGCCATCGGCACCGACAGCGACGAGGCCCAGATCCTGGTGCAAAACCGCGTGCAGGCTGCGCTCTCCCAGCTGCCTGATGCGGTGCAGCAGCAGGGGGTGACGGTGCGAAAAAGGTCCACGGCCATTTTGCAGATGTACAGCCTGCAATCTTCCGACCCGGCGCAGGACACGCTGTTTTTGAGCAACTACGCCACCAACCATCTGCGCGATGCACTGGCGCGTATACCCGGTGTGGGTGATGTCACGGTGTTTGGTACCGGAAACTACAGCATTCGCATCTGGCTGGATGCGGCGCGTATGCAGCAATATGGTCTGGTACCGGATGACGTGATCAACGCCATCAAAGCGCAAAACCGCAGCGTCAGCGCCGGACAGTTGGGCGCGCCGCCCGTCAACAGCGGCCAGCAGATGCAACTGACGCTCAACGTTAATGGCTTGCTGACCGATGCCAGCCAGTTCAATCAGATCGTGATTAAAAGCAGCACCGCGGATGGCGGCAGGCTGGTGCGTTTACAGGATGTCGGCCATGCGGAGCTGGGTTCATCGAGTTATTCGCAGTTTTTCACCATGGACGGTAAACCTGCGGCAGGGATTGCCATTTCACAGTTGCCGGATGCCAACGCGCTGGACGTTGGCGCTGCGGTCGCCGATGAGATGCAAAAATTGTCTGCGCAACTGCCCGCAGGTATGCACTATTCACTGCCGTTTGACACCACAACCTTTATTAAGAGTTCAGTCGATGATGTCTACAGCACCTTGCTGATCGCCGGGCTGCTGGTTTTACTGGTGATTGTGGCATTTTTGCAAAACTGGCGCGCCGTGCTGGTACCCGCCACCACGGTGCCGGTCACCATTATCGGCACGTTCGGTGCTATCTACCTGATGGGTTTTTCCATCAATCTGTTGACGCTGTTTGCCATCGTGCTGGCGATCGGTATCGTGGTTGATGATGCGATCGTGGTGGTCGAAGGCGTGAGTCATCATATGGAACAGGGACATGCGCCGCGCGAGGCGACGCTGCGTGCCATGCGCCAGCTGCTGGCTCCGATCATTTCTATCACGCTGGTGCTGGTGGCGGTGTATATCCCGGCGAGTTTCTTACCGGGCCTCAGCGGCCAGATGTATCGTCAGTTTGCGCTGGTGATTGCCGTGACCACTTTGCTTAGCGCCCTTAATGCACTGACGCTGAAACCGGTGCAGAGTGCACAGTGGCTGCGACCAGTGAAGCAGGGAACCAAACCCTGGATTTACCGGAAGTTCAATCAGGTTTTCGCCTGGCTGGAGAACGTTTATCTCAACGGTGTTCGCCGCTTAATCCGCCACAGCAAAACAGCGCTTATTGGTGGCATGGTGGTGATCGTGCTGGCGTTAGTCGCCTTCCTCAAAATTCCGACCGGATTTATTCCGCTGGAAGACCAGGGGTATCTGCTGGTGTCGCTGCAACTGCCGGACGCCGCTTCACTGGAAAAAACCGCCAACGTGACCCAACAGGTGGAACGGTTGCTGAATCAGCAGCCCGGAGTAGACCATGTCGTGGTGATCGGCGGGTTGTCACCACTCGACAATAATGCGTCCCTGTCCAACGCGGCGCTGATTTACATCACCCTGAAACCCTGGCATCAGCGTGGCAGGAACCAGGATCTGCGTTCAATCTATCTCAATCTGAATAAACAGCTGGCGGGTATTCCTGATGCCAACGCGCTGGTGATTGTGCCGCCGCCGATTCAGGGCGTCGGTAACGGTGGCGGTATGCAGATGGTCCTGAGCGAGAATGACGGCCAACGTGATTACCGGCATTTGCAGCAGGTGAGTGATAATTTTGCCCGGCAGGCGATGGCACTGCCGCAAGTGTCGCGCATGTTCAGCACGCTGCGTGCCGATGTACCGCAGATCAATGTCACGCTGGACAGAACGCGCGCGGCAGCGATGGGTGTCTCTCCCGGCGATGCCTTTGATGCAATGCAGCAATACCTCGGTGCCAGCTATGTTAATCAAATCACCCGCGAGAACCATAGCGTGAAAGTGTATGTGCAGGCGCAGTCAGATCAGCGGCTGCTGCAACAGCAAATCTCTGCACTGACGGTAAAAAATGCCAGCGGTGAGCCGGTTTCGCTGGCGACACTGGTCAGTTTCACCCCGACTCAGGGGCCAGCCGTCGCTTCTTTATATAATCTCAACCCGGCTGCCACGCTTACCGGTATGCCCGCCCCAGGTTACAGCAGCGGGGCGGCGATGCAGGCGGTGGAGACACTGGCGAAAGCCACCCTGCCGCCGGATATCAGCCTGTCGTGGACTGATATGTCGTATCAGGAAAAAGTGGCCGGAAACCGCATTTATATTGCCTTCGCCATGTCGCTGCTGCTGGTTTATCTGGTGCTGGCGGCTCAATATGAAAGCTACTGGTTGCCCATCAGCGTCATCCTTGGTGTCCCACTTGCCTTATCAGGTACGGCGATCACATTGTTAGCGCTGAATATCGCTAACAATCTTTATACCCAGATTGGCGTGTTATTACTGGCCGGGCTTGCCGCCAAAAATGCGATTCTGATTGTCGAATATGCCCGCCAGCAGCGTCTGGCCGGGAGCAGCATCATTGACGCTGCACTGACGGCGGCCAGAACGCGTTTCCGGCCGATTATCATGACGTCGCTGGCATTTACCCTGGGCGTAGTGCCGCTGATCTTTTCCAGCGGTGCCAGCGCCAGTGCCAGAAAATCATTGGGGATTACCGTTTTCTCGGGGATGTTGTCAGCAACTTTGCTTGCCATCCTGTTAGTCCCTTGTTTTTATGTCGTTTTGCAACGTGCACAAGAGGCGTGGCAGGCGCGACGCAAGCCTGTTCATCAGCCCTCTGTATCGGGTGAATGA
- a CDS encoding response regulator has protein sequence MSDAKTEYKAKKILVLDDENELRSMLQRYLSDQGFEVRTAENSARLDRYLQREPFDLLVLDLMMEPEDGLSVCRRLRAAKYTLPILMLTARGDPIDRVIGLETGADDYLAKPFLPQELVARIKAIFRRQELQRGETPSGSGQVCFGPYRLDITRQTLYREDQRLTLNSAEMNLLIALATTPNRPISRENLLNRARGREYEALDRSVDVQMLRLRQQLEVQPSEPRWLKTVWGMGYMLIVDSET, from the coding sequence ATGAGTGATGCGAAAACCGAGTATAAGGCGAAGAAAATCCTCGTTCTGGACGATGAAAATGAACTGCGCAGCATGCTGCAACGCTATTTAAGCGATCAGGGATTTGAGGTCAGGACGGCGGAAAATAGCGCCCGACTCGACCGGTATTTGCAACGTGAGCCGTTTGATTTGCTGGTGCTGGATCTGATGATGGAACCGGAAGATGGCCTGTCCGTGTGCCGCCGTCTGCGCGCGGCGAAATACACGTTGCCTATCCTGATGCTCACTGCGCGTGGCGATCCGATCGACCGGGTGATTGGTCTGGAAACCGGTGCTGATGACTATCTCGCCAAGCCTTTCCTGCCGCAGGAGCTGGTGGCGCGTATTAAAGCCATCTTCCGGCGGCAGGAATTGCAGCGCGGCGAAACGCCCAGCGGTTCGGGACAGGTCTGTTTTGGCCCTTACCGCCTGGATATCACCCGTCAGACGCTTTACCGTGAAGATCAGCGGCTGACCCTGAATTCCGCCGAAATGAATTTGCTGATTGCGTTAGCCACCACGCCCAACCGGCCGATCAGCCGCGAAAATCTGCTGAACCGCGCCAGAGGACGTGAGTATGAAGCGCTGGATCGAAGCGTCGATGTGCAGATGTTACGCCTGCGCCAGCAACTTGAAGTGCAACCTTCCGAGCCTCGCTGGCTGAAGACCGTCTGGGGCATGGGTTACATGCTGATTGTCGATAGTGAAACGTGA
- a CDS encoding ATP-binding protein — translation MKKFWPRSLLARNSILLILLVTLTQFTTLTVFLVFIQKPRVNDAASLIASQITMLDKLLATVPATDRDRYVQAVQGVAQPPLHSIEIPTLGLAGFYRRYYLKVFLDSLHQQLPAGIQLRWEQAPEKKLWVEVKIAGQPYWVALAVEPSNHLASLISAILLSVVLSLMALLTAYGLQRRINRPLTSLARAAADVGKGGWPRPLSPEGPTEIKTVSLTFNRMLAGLAEMENTRAQMLAGISHDLRTPLTKLRLALAMSGQEKSPQDDFGRYFDDVDNILQQFIDYARGSAAELTQPGDINQMITELAHDFTGLGQNFSLNLAPLPVFLFRPVSVMRLLTNLMQNAAKYGLTGLEVASWREQNVANIAVRDRGPGVSEQDLEQIIKPFHRGKGTAARHNGSGLGLAIARQIAQQHGGDLSVNRRAGGGLEVRVTLPLV, via the coding sequence GTGAAAAAATTCTGGCCCCGCTCCCTGCTGGCACGTAACAGCATCCTGTTGATCTTGCTGGTGACATTGACGCAATTCACCACGCTGACGGTGTTTCTGGTTTTTATCCAGAAGCCCAGAGTCAACGACGCCGCTTCGCTGATTGCCTCGCAGATCACTATGCTCGATAAGCTGCTGGCAACGGTGCCAGCCACGGATCGTGATCGTTATGTGCAGGCGGTGCAGGGCGTTGCTCAGCCACCGCTGCATTCCATAGAAATACCCACACTGGGCCTGGCCGGGTTCTATCGGCGTTATTATCTGAAGGTCTTTCTTGATAGCCTGCACCAGCAACTGCCAGCGGGGATTCAGCTGCGCTGGGAGCAGGCACCGGAAAAAAAATTATGGGTGGAGGTGAAAATTGCCGGACAGCCGTACTGGGTTGCGCTGGCTGTGGAGCCGTCGAATCATCTTGCCAGTCTGATCAGCGCGATTTTGCTGTCAGTGGTTTTGTCCCTGATGGCGTTGCTGACGGCTTATGGCCTGCAACGGCGTATCAACCGCCCGCTGACGTCACTGGCGCGGGCTGCTGCTGACGTCGGCAAGGGCGGATGGCCGCGTCCCTTATCGCCGGAAGGACCGACTGAAATCAAAACTGTCAGCCTGACGTTTAATCGCATGCTGGCGGGTCTGGCCGAGATGGAGAATACCCGGGCGCAGATGCTGGCCGGTATTTCTCACGATCTGCGCACGCCGCTGACCAAGCTACGCCTGGCGCTGGCAATGAGCGGGCAGGAAAAATCCCCCCAGGACGATTTCGGCCGTTACTTTGATGATGTTGATAACATTCTTCAGCAATTCATTGATTATGCCCGTGGCAGCGCGGCTGAGCTGACTCAGCCGGGTGACATCAATCAGATGATTACTGAATTGGCCCATGATTTTACCGGGCTGGGACAGAACTTTAGCCTGAACCTTGCCCCGCTGCCGGTGTTCCTGTTCCGCCCGGTCAGCGTGATGCGCCTGCTGACCAACCTGATGCAAAACGCCGCCAAATATGGCCTGACAGGATTAGAAGTTGCCAGCTGGCGGGAGCAGAATGTCGCTAATATTGCGGTTCGCGATCGCGGTCCCGGTGTTTCAGAGCAAGATTTAGAGCAGATTATCAAACCGTTCCATCGCGGAAAAGGCACTGCCGCCCGGCATAACGGTTCCGGCCTGGGACTCGCCATCGCGCGCCAGATTGCGCAGCAGCATGGCGGCGATCTCAGCGTCAACCGCCGGGCAGGAGGCGGGCTGGAGGTGAGGGTTACGCTGCCTTTGGTGTAG
- a CDS encoding helix-turn-helix domain-containing protein: MTDLNDFLNTEFSEKDRAEIQQLADEMILDTGLQLLREELALSQKAVAEAMGVKQPRITQIEQGGADQRLITIKRYIEAMGGKLSLLIELPDGSGERTLRV; encoded by the coding sequence ATGACCGATTTAAATGATTTCCTGAATACAGAATTTTCAGAGAAGGATCGCGCCGAGATCCAGCAACTTGCTGATGAAATGATTCTTGATACCGGTTTGCAGTTGCTGCGCGAGGAACTGGCTTTGTCACAGAAAGCAGTAGCAGAGGCGATGGGCGTGAAGCAGCCGCGTATTACACAGATTGAACAGGGAGGTGCTGATCAGCGCCTCATCACGATCAAGCGTTATATTGAAGCCATGGGTGGAAAACTCAGCTTATTGATTGAACTGCCGGATGGTTCAGGTGAGCGCACCCTGCGTGTTTGA